A portion of the Oxynema aestuarii AP17 genome contains these proteins:
- a CDS encoding ABC transporter ATP-binding protein, whose translation MSRSQLQKLGTYMRPHWRTATLGIAALFVVNALSVYIRRLIGNVVDRLQVSLDFDRVLFFVFVILSLATVMWVIRVASRMLLFGVGRQVEFDLKQGIFQHLLRLEPAYFSANTSGDLINRATSDVDNIRRLLGFAVLSLVNTIFAYGLTLPVMLAIDVKLTLWAIAVYPVMLILVQLFSDRLRSQQQLVQEELSSLSELIQEDVSGIASIKIYAQEENERNVFRQLNDRLLSANLKLAKTRSLLFPILGGLASLSLLILLVIGSGAIANGDISIGDFISLLLYVEGLVFPTALLGFTITAYQRGEVSIDRVESIFAVEPRIQDERKARSLQPPVAGRLSARELVYTYFGARQPSLDGISFEILPGETVAIVGPIGSGKSTLANAIPRLLDIAPGQLFLDGQDITELALNDLRGAIAYVPQESFLFSTTIRNNIRYGNPLASDAAVEDVAKQAQIYEEILNFPQQYDTLVGERGITLSGGQRQRMALARALLLDAPVLILDDALSSVDNQTATDILHNLSTGTNKKTVLFISHQMSAAASADRILVMDRGAIVQTGTHGELVRQSGLYQSLWEQQKFEEMLR comes from the coding sequence ATGTCGCGATCGCAACTCCAAAAACTCGGTACTTACATGCGTCCCCACTGGCGAACCGCCACCTTGGGGATTGCCGCCTTATTTGTCGTCAACGCCCTTTCGGTTTATATCCGTCGCCTGATCGGTAATGTCGTCGATCGCCTGCAAGTCTCTTTAGACTTCGATCGCGTTTTATTCTTCGTCTTCGTCATCCTCAGTTTGGCGACGGTCATGTGGGTGATTCGGGTGGCTTCGCGAATGCTCTTATTCGGCGTCGGGCGTCAAGTGGAATTCGACTTAAAACAGGGGATCTTTCAACATTTATTGCGGCTCGAACCTGCCTATTTTTCGGCGAACACCTCCGGAGACCTGATCAACCGCGCCACCAGCGACGTAGACAATATCCGGCGGCTGTTGGGATTTGCCGTTCTCAGTTTGGTCAATACGATTTTTGCTTACGGCTTGACCTTACCCGTGATGTTGGCGATCGATGTCAAACTTACCCTGTGGGCGATCGCCGTCTACCCGGTGATGTTGATTTTGGTGCAGTTATTTAGCGATCGCCTGCGATCGCAGCAACAGCTCGTCCAAGAAGAACTTTCGAGCTTGAGCGAACTGATTCAAGAAGATGTAAGCGGGATCGCTTCCATTAAAATTTACGCCCAAGAAGAAAACGAAAGAAATGTTTTTCGCCAACTCAACGATCGCCTCCTCTCAGCGAACTTAAAACTGGCTAAAACGCGCAGTTTACTCTTTCCGATTTTGGGCGGTCTCGCCAGTTTGAGCCTGCTGATCTTACTCGTTATCGGTTCCGGGGCGATCGCTAACGGCGACATTAGCATCGGCGATTTTATTTCCTTATTACTGTATGTCGAAGGACTGGTCTTTCCCACCGCCTTACTCGGGTTTACGATTACCGCCTACCAACGCGGCGAAGTCAGCATCGATCGCGTCGAATCGATTTTTGCCGTCGAACCGCGCATCCAGGACGAAAGGAAGGCGCGATCGCTTCAACCCCCGGTCGCGGGTCGCTTGAGCGCTCGCGAACTGGTCTATACTTATTTCGGCGCCAGACAGCCGAGTCTCGACGGCATCAGTTTCGAGATCTTACCCGGCGAAACTGTCGCCATTGTCGGCCCGATCGGTTCGGGAAAATCGACCTTAGCCAACGCCATTCCGCGACTGCTCGACATTGCTCCCGGTCAACTGTTTCTCGACGGACAGGATATTACCGAACTGGCTTTAAACGACTTGCGCGGGGCGATCGCCTACGTCCCCCAAGAAAGTTTCCTGTTCAGTACCACCATCCGCAATAACATCCGCTACGGTAACCCCCTCGCCTCCGATGCGGCGGTGGAAGATGTCGCCAAACAAGCCCAAATTTACGAGGAAATTCTCAATTTTCCCCAACAATACGATACCCTCGTCGGCGAACGGGGCATCACTTTATCCGGGGGTCAGCGCCAACGGATGGCCCTGGCGCGCGCTTTATTGCTCGACGCTCCCGTGTTGATTCTCGACGATGCTCTTTCCAGTGTGGACAATCAAACCGCTACGGATATCCTGCACAATCTCTCGACCGGAACGAATAAGAAGACGGTTTTGTTTATTTCTCACCAAATGTCGGCGGCGGCGAGTGCGGATCGGATTTTAGTGATGGATCGCGGGGCGATCGTGCAGACGGGAACCCACGGCGAGTTAGTCCGCCAGTCCGGTTTATATCAGTCCCTGTGGGAACAGCAGAAGTTCGAGGAAATGCTGCGTTAG
- a CDS encoding pentapeptide repeat-containing protein, whose amino-acid sequence MSIDYLLELYEKGIRDFSGLDLRGQNLSGITFVQVNLSNAYLDGADCTRAFLTKANLSHAALNRANLSFVKLSDANLTGAQLRKADLHGAFLVKSRLSEAQMSGANLAGANLREADLSGANLCGANLEGINLRGANLKGANLRWANLGGARLSGACLQGACLTGGQLTGAFLNGADLEGVDLDGVNLSWAKLSGANLAGAKLMSANFWGAKLRNVNLTGANLSGANLSRALLEGVQLRAANLNEAIVDDRLLETTIALPSWEGRRSLSMPRPAWKARETTVSVGC is encoded by the coding sequence ATGTCGATCGACTATTTACTCGAACTTTACGAGAAAGGAATTAGAGACTTTTCGGGTCTTGACTTGCGAGGGCAAAACCTCAGTGGCATCACCTTCGTGCAAGTCAACTTATCCAATGCTTACTTGGATGGAGCGGACTGCACTCGTGCCTTTTTAACCAAAGCCAACCTCAGTCACGCCGCTTTAAATCGGGCGAATTTAAGTTTTGTCAAACTCAGCGACGCCAATTTAACGGGCGCCCAATTGAGAAAAGCCGACCTTCACGGAGCCTTTCTCGTGAAATCCCGATTGTCCGAGGCGCAAATGAGCGGGGCAAATTTGGCGGGCGCCAACTTGCGCGAAGCCGATTTGAGCGGGGCGAACTTGTGCGGGGCGAATTTAGAAGGGATTAACTTGCGCGGGGCGAATCTGAAGGGGGCGAATTTGCGCTGGGCGAACTTAGGGGGAGCGCGCTTGAGTGGGGCTTGTTTGCAAGGGGCCTGTTTGACCGGAGGGCAACTGACGGGCGCCTTTTTAAACGGAGCAGATCTCGAAGGCGTCGATCTCGACGGCGTCAATTTGAGCTGGGCGAAATTGAGTGGGGCGAACTTGGCGGGGGCAAAGTTGATGTCGGCTAACTTTTGGGGCGCCAAATTGCGCAACGTCAACTTAACCGGAGCAAATTTAAGCGGGGCGAATTTAAGCCGCGCCCTTTTAGAAGGGGTTCAATTGCGAGCGGCGAATTTGAACGAAGCGATCGTCGACGATCGCCTTTTAGAAACGACGATCGCCTTGCCGAGTTGGGAGGGGCGACGCTCGCTTTCGATGCCTCGTCCTGCCTGGAAAGCCCGGGAAACCACGGTGAGCGTCGGCTGTTGA
- the pap gene encoding polyphosphate:AMP phosphotransferase, whose translation MLDTLDLSLSLDKPSYKEQIESLMRQLRQLQKACRDKKLPVIIVLEGWAAAGKGSLVQKMVGYMDPRGFIVHPIWPPSEQERQFPLLWRFWQKLPANGTIGFFYHSWYTHVLEDRLFGRVDDSEIPMLMREINAFERQLFDDGAAIAKFWIHLSRKELKKRLKKAAADPLDSWRVRPEDWQQAKNYQHYAALAEEMVIHTSTGPAPWTLVEGDCKRWTRVKVLTKMATTITEALDLRYCQVPPPSLPAQTELHPTEPDFLGQVDLSQSLTKAEYKKQLRQEQVRLRELQLKMHELQIPVIALFEGWDAAGKGGAIKRLTDILDPRSYVVSAFAAPTDEEKAHHYLWRFWRRLPTAGSFGIFDRSWYGRVLVERVEEFATEPEWRRAYREINEFEEQLVNAGYVLLKFWLHISAEEQLRRFQERQDNPFKQHKLTEEDWRNRDRWPLYYVAVNQTIQRTSTPLAPWTVVAGDNKYYARVQTIKTVVAAIEQELDRRRSA comes from the coding sequence ATGTTAGACACTCTCGATTTAAGCCTTTCTCTCGACAAACCCAGCTACAAAGAACAGATCGAATCGTTAATGCGGCAATTGCGCCAACTGCAAAAAGCCTGCCGCGACAAAAAATTACCCGTGATTATCGTCCTCGAAGGATGGGCGGCGGCGGGTAAAGGGTCTCTGGTTCAGAAAATGGTCGGCTACATGGATCCGCGCGGCTTTATCGTGCATCCCATTTGGCCTCCGAGCGAGCAAGAGCGCCAATTTCCGCTTTTGTGGCGATTTTGGCAAAAACTACCCGCCAACGGCACCATCGGCTTTTTTTACCACAGTTGGTACACCCACGTTTTAGAAGATCGGTTGTTCGGACGGGTGGACGATTCGGAAATTCCGATGTTAATGCGCGAAATCAATGCATTCGAGCGCCAACTGTTCGACGACGGCGCGGCGATCGCCAAATTTTGGATTCACCTCAGCCGCAAGGAACTCAAAAAACGCCTCAAAAAAGCCGCCGCCGACCCCCTCGACTCCTGGCGGGTCCGTCCGGAAGACTGGCAACAAGCTAAAAATTACCAGCACTACGCCGCCCTCGCCGAAGAAATGGTCATCCATACCAGTACCGGACCGGCCCCATGGACTTTGGTGGAAGGGGACTGCAAGCGCTGGACCCGGGTCAAAGTGCTGACCAAAATGGCGACGACGATTACGGAAGCGCTCGACTTGCGTTACTGTCAGGTTCCACCGCCGAGTTTACCCGCCCAAACCGAACTGCATCCGACGGAACCGGATTTTCTGGGGCAGGTAGACTTATCCCAAAGTTTGACCAAAGCCGAGTATAAGAAGCAATTGCGCCAGGAACAGGTCAGACTCAGAGAACTCCAGCTCAAAATGCACGAGTTGCAAATCCCGGTGATTGCCTTGTTTGAAGGCTGGGATGCGGCGGGGAAAGGGGGCGCGATCAAACGCCTCACCGATATTCTCGACCCGCGCAGTTACGTGGTCAGTGCGTTTGCGGCGCCGACTGACGAGGAAAAAGCCCATCACTATCTGTGGCGGTTTTGGCGGCGCTTACCGACGGCGGGCAGTTTCGGTATTTTCGATCGCAGTTGGTACGGTCGCGTTTTGGTCGAACGGGTCGAGGAGTTCGCCACGGAACCGGAATGGCGGCGCGCCTATCGCGAAATTAACGAGTTTGAGGAACAACTCGTCAATGCGGGCTACGTCCTGCTCAAGTTCTGGCTGCATATCAGTGCGGAAGAACAATTGCGCCGCTTCCAAGAGCGACAGGACAATCCGTTCAAACAGCACAAGCTTACGGAGGAAGACTGGCGCAACCGCGATCGCTGGCCCTTGTATTACGTGGCGGTCAATCAGACGATCCAGCGCACCAGCACGCCGTTAGCGCCGTGGACCGTGGTCGCGGGAGATAATAAATACTACGCTCGCGTGCAGACGATTAAAACGGTGGTCGCGGCGATCGAACAAGAACTCGATCGCCGCCGCTCAGCCTAA
- a CDS encoding serine/threonine-protein kinase → MSLCINPECSHPHNPDTVGFCQSCGTSLLFADCYRVVRELGQGGFGRTYEVTDGSGRKVLKILTAGDPKAVSLFQQEAQLLQSLDRPGIPKGNGYFSFPLRNGGRSLHGLVMEYVEGEDLSQWLHSRGDRPLDEPSAVAWLRELVTILHYVHQENFFHRDIKPSNIILKPDGHLTLIDFGSAREVSATYLQKVGQGKPVTGIVSAGYTAPEQAMGRARPQSDFFALGRTFVFLLTAKAPTDFQEDPRSGRLLWRDSAPGVSSEFADLLDELMALLPGDRPQTTVELLKRLDTLLPSSTATGSTAPLSATAATLAVNRQAYNPSTTTTQTSGTRGRSWILAGMLALLGFIGVQVVSQQRQGGELSSGEPTRSPEPTTEVPTASPSAPSSPNPTPTPTPTPTATPTPTPTPTPTATPTPTPTPTPTPTPTTSPTTFTLQRAIAAHPKPVYAVAVASDRGIVATSSAENEIELWNVETGEEIRRLARHGGPVWSLSVSPDGQTLASGSADNQILLWNLSNGRVKQNLYGHRDQVRTVAFDPRGRWLASGAGGVYESDRSIRIWDLDTGETRYTLTGHTDRVLAIAWSPDGQTLASGSADQTIKLWDVATQTLIQEFSGNTPYVESLAFTPDGRTLVSSNSNEIKLWNVATGSLTRRIDGHQREVSAIAITPDGRYLASGSGDTTVKLWNLNTGELVETLPDATDGIRSLTFSADGRTAIAGDDGGRLYIWQTPSP, encoded by the coding sequence ATGTCCCTGTGCATTAATCCCGAGTGTTCCCATCCGCACAATCCCGATACGGTCGGCTTTTGCCAAAGTTGCGGCACCTCGCTGCTATTTGCCGATTGCTACCGCGTCGTCCGCGAACTGGGTCAGGGAGGATTCGGGCGCACTTACGAAGTCACCGACGGTTCGGGTCGAAAAGTCCTCAAAATTTTGACCGCAGGAGACCCGAAAGCGGTTTCCCTGTTTCAGCAAGAAGCTCAACTGTTGCAATCGTTAGACCGTCCCGGAATTCCCAAAGGAAACGGCTATTTTAGCTTTCCCCTGCGCAATGGTGGGCGATCGCTCCACGGGTTGGTGATGGAATATGTCGAAGGCGAGGACTTGAGTCAGTGGTTGCACTCCCGAGGCGATCGCCCCCTCGACGAACCCTCCGCCGTCGCATGGTTGCGCGAGTTGGTGACGATCTTGCATTACGTCCACCAAGAGAACTTTTTTCACCGCGATATCAAACCGTCGAATATTATTCTCAAACCCGACGGCCATTTAACGTTAATCGATTTTGGCTCCGCCCGGGAAGTCAGTGCAACGTATTTGCAAAAAGTTGGGCAAGGTAAACCCGTGACGGGGATCGTTTCCGCCGGATATACCGCTCCGGAACAGGCCATGGGTCGCGCCCGCCCGCAATCGGACTTTTTTGCGTTAGGGCGCACGTTTGTTTTTTTGCTGACCGCCAAAGCCCCCACGGACTTTCAGGAAGATCCGCGATCGGGTCGGCTGTTGTGGCGCGACAGTGCGCCGGGAGTCTCGTCCGAGTTTGCCGATTTACTCGATGAGTTGATGGCACTGTTACCGGGCGATCGCCCCCAAACGACGGTGGAGTTACTCAAACGCCTCGATACCCTGCTCCCCAGTTCTACGGCAACCGGATCGACCGCACCCCTGAGCGCCACCGCAGCAACTTTGGCGGTGAACCGTCAAGCGTATAACCCTTCGACGACGACGACACAAACCTCGGGAACTCGGGGGCGATCGTGGATTCTGGCGGGAATGTTAGCCCTTTTAGGCTTTATCGGCGTTCAAGTGGTCTCCCAGCAACGTCAAGGGGGGGAATTGTCCTCTGGAGAGCCTACCCGATCGCCCGAACCGACGACTGAAGTACCCACGGCTTCCCCTTCTGCTCCCTCCTCCCCCAATCCGACGCCGACACCGACGCCGACACCAACCGCAACCCCAACCCCTACGCCGACGCCGACACCAACCGCAACGCCGACGCCGACGCCGACGCCGACCCCGACCCCGACGCCGACAACCTCTCCTACAACCTTTACCCTGCAACGGGCGATCGCCGCTCATCCCAAACCCGTTTACGCCGTCGCCGTCGCCAGCGATCGCGGGATCGTCGCCACCAGCAGCGCCGAAAACGAGATCGAATTATGGAACGTCGAGACCGGAGAGGAAATCCGCCGCCTCGCCCGTCATGGCGGTCCGGTATGGAGTCTGTCGGTCAGTCCCGACGGGCAAACCCTCGCCAGTGGCAGTGCGGACAATCAAATTCTGCTGTGGAACTTAAGCAACGGTCGCGTCAAGCAAAATTTGTACGGTCACCGCGACCAAGTGCGAACCGTCGCCTTCGATCCTCGGGGTCGCTGGCTCGCCAGTGGGGCGGGAGGGGTCTACGAGAGCGATCGCAGCATCCGCATTTGGGATCTCGACACCGGAGAAACGCGCTACACCCTCACCGGACACACCGATCGCGTCTTGGCGATCGCCTGGAGTCCCGACGGGCAAACCCTCGCCAGTGGAAGCGCCGACCAAACGATCAAACTGTGGGATGTCGCTACCCAAACTCTAATCCAGGAATTCTCCGGTAACACCCCCTACGTCGAATCCCTCGCCTTCACCCCAGACGGACGCACTCTCGTCAGCAGCAATTCTAACGAGATTAAACTCTGGAATGTCGCCACCGGATCGCTGACCCGGCGCATCGACGGTCACCAACGGGAAGTCAGCGCGATCGCCATTACCCCAGACGGACGTTACCTCGCCAGTGGAAGCGGCGATACCACCGTCAAACTGTGGAATCTCAACACCGGGGAACTCGTCGAAACCTTGCCCGATGCGACCGACGGCATTCGTTCCCTGACCTTTAGCGCCGACGGGCGCACCGCGATCGCCGGAGACGACGGGGGAAGGCTTTACATCTGGCAAACTCCCTCCCCTTAA
- a CDS encoding DUF3352 domain-containing protein, producing MSESKSESKPENQTPQKIPLAVAIAGVGLLVGGGVAALWFLWKQQPSAQLPSGTTLVPNEALMSISLSTDSREWEKLRQFGTPESQAWFDEQLLTLRDRLLSDNGYNYQEDIEPWVGKEITIAFLPPIPVEVSESEGEGETANSDGEGEPEQNGEENAETPSLSGIPRGNQSIVLLLPIANASRAQQVLENAPTPQSGAWTTREYKGVEIKENPGTDSDLYAVTVLDGKFLAVANSRYGIDRTVDTYKGALSLADLPNAGKIWQKLEGDRAFARLFVNIPVASAVASLNRQNARIDEIAKLQPNQGLAATATIENDGIAFDSAMWRRPKSERTYSVENKAKMMADRLPAAMSIAIVGSNLQGLWNDYVAEIDVNPIAVINPQWLRTAIKTTTNLDLEQDLLSWMAGEFALAMIPPAEDNASTFPASVVLMVQASDVKAGEETLAKLDERMQEAYQFKLSRETIGDRELVTWQSPQSSLIVTRGWLDGNVAFLSVGAPLADRIVPKPQTSLRTNTLFQSTVPAQPTPSNGYVFIDVENLLALNAPELRLPTQQGAFLDAIRAIGLRMAVENDRTLRHHLFVRLKQAGEALPLPPAQPDRPPSSESGSPTTPTPENNN from the coding sequence ATGTCTGAAAGTAAATCTGAATCTAAACCTGAGAATCAAACCCCTCAAAAAATACCTCTAGCGGTTGCGATAGCGGGAGTTGGGTTGCTGGTTGGTGGCGGCGTCGCGGCGTTGTGGTTTCTGTGGAAACAACAACCGTCGGCCCAACTGCCTTCGGGAACCACCTTAGTTCCCAATGAAGCCTTGATGAGTATTTCTCTGTCTACAGATTCTCGGGAGTGGGAGAAACTCAGACAGTTCGGGACGCCGGAAAGTCAAGCCTGGTTTGACGAACAACTGTTGACCCTGCGCGATCGCCTCTTAAGCGACAACGGCTATAACTACCAAGAGGATATCGAACCGTGGGTAGGGAAAGAAATCACGATCGCCTTTTTACCGCCGATTCCGGTAGAAGTCTCCGAGAGTGAAGGCGAGGGAGAGACCGCCAATTCCGACGGCGAAGGCGAACCCGAACAAAACGGCGAGGAGAATGCCGAAACTCCCTCCCTGAGTGGCATTCCTCGGGGGAATCAATCGATCGTGTTACTCTTACCGATCGCCAATGCATCCCGGGCCCAACAAGTTTTAGAAAACGCGCCGACGCCGCAAAGTGGCGCCTGGACTACTCGGGAATATAAAGGGGTCGAGATTAAAGAAAATCCCGGTACCGACAGCGATCTGTATGCAGTCACCGTCCTCGACGGCAAATTTTTAGCGGTCGCCAACAGTCGCTACGGGATCGATCGCACGGTGGATACGTACAAAGGGGCGCTTTCCCTGGCGGATTTGCCGAACGCGGGTAAAATTTGGCAAAAACTGGAAGGCGATCGGGCCTTTGCCCGTCTTTTCGTTAATATCCCCGTAGCTTCGGCGGTGGCTTCACTCAACCGTCAAAATGCCAGGATCGATGAAATTGCGAAACTGCAACCCAATCAGGGGTTGGCGGCGACGGCGACGATCGAGAATGACGGGATTGCCTTCGACAGTGCGATGTGGCGCCGACCGAAAAGCGAGAGAACCTACAGCGTCGAGAATAAGGCTAAAATGATGGCCGATCGCCTGCCTGCGGCCATGTCGATCGCGATCGTCGGCAGTAACTTACAAGGGTTGTGGAACGATTACGTCGCCGAAATCGACGTGAACCCGATCGCGGTGATTAACCCGCAGTGGTTGCGAACGGCGATTAAAACTACTACAAATCTCGATTTAGAACAAGATTTACTCAGTTGGATGGCGGGAGAATTTGCCCTCGCCATGATTCCCCCCGCCGAAGACAATGCGTCTACCTTTCCCGCAAGTGTGGTTCTGATGGTGCAAGCGAGTGACGTCAAAGCAGGGGAAGAAACCCTCGCCAAACTCGACGAACGAATGCAAGAAGCGTATCAATTTAAACTCAGTCGAGAAACAATCGGCGATCGCGAACTGGTGACCTGGCAATCTCCCCAAAGTTCGCTGATCGTAACGCGCGGTTGGCTCGATGGCAATGTCGCCTTTTTAAGTGTAGGCGCTCCTTTGGCCGATCGCATCGTTCCCAAACCCCAAACCTCGTTAAGGACAAACACGTTATTTCAAAGTACGGTTCCGGCGCAACCGACCCCCAGCAACGGTTACGTTTTTATCGATGTCGAAAATTTGCTCGCACTCAACGCGCCTGAGTTGCGCCTACCGACCCAACAAGGGGCATTCCTCGATGCAATTCGCGCGATCGGTCTGAGAATGGCGGTGGAGAACGATCGCACCCTCCGCCATCACCTGTTTGTCCGCTTAAAACAAGCCGGAGAAGCTCTTCCCCTACCCCCCGCACAACCCGATCGCCCGCCGTCTTCCGAATCCGGTTCGCCAACGACGCCGACCCCGGAAAATAATAATTGA
- a CDS encoding MotA/TolQ/ExbB proton channel family protein: protein MNQKRLSDRQFLQMSHSPRQELEVSIPLVFTLATVLTGVIYAIFLERRQTYLGTLLYDRGFTQVAVVFFAGIVLSFTILKFVKLQREFFALRENWVAVDLDWHDPQSPLLFRLQERLLADGSAIARRCARAIAAYIHSGNRKAAAELALDDSSFYLSASESSYSLPRILVWAIPLLGFIGTVIGISQAVTGFSGFLEEAGEIDQIKEGIGTVTSGLAVAFDTTLVALFLSVLVMIPLVLVERFESRLLLAIDIYLNDRLLPRFKDSGTPLENEQLTQAIDAAIARHLPSPEALIDPARTYAERAAEVLSQTFIAQLNTVQTQHERLIEKLDNLQEKTLEERQAFELSFSENEENYRQAIADLITEINGTYRKVSAEMEAGNRAIAQNLIQQAEKIGDRLEHASKSLDSRIALLEKSKTNIAQILELQERLDKNLRSISRDGHIEAVLEEIREHLAELKPLLKQLNKPRRITLVETEDKIE from the coding sequence ATGAATCAAAAGCGTTTGTCCGATCGCCAGTTCTTACAAATGTCTCACAGTCCCCGTCAAGAATTAGAAGTCTCTATTCCCCTCGTGTTCACTCTTGCTACCGTATTGACTGGGGTGATTTACGCCATTTTTCTCGAACGCCGACAAACTTATCTCGGGACGTTACTTTACGATCGCGGTTTTACTCAAGTCGCCGTCGTTTTCTTTGCCGGAATTGTTTTATCCTTTACTATTTTAAAATTTGTCAAACTCCAACGGGAGTTTTTTGCCCTTCGTGAAAACTGGGTTGCTGTTGATTTAGACTGGCACGATCCTCAATCTCCTCTATTATTTCGCCTGCAAGAAAGATTACTCGCCGATGGTAGTGCGATCGCCCGCCGTTGCGCCCGCGCGATCGCCGCTTATATTCATTCTGGAAATCGTAAAGCCGCCGCCGAACTCGCCCTCGATGATTCGTCTTTTTACTTAAGTGCCTCGGAGTCATCTTATTCCCTTCCCAGAATTTTAGTATGGGCGATTCCTTTATTAGGATTTATCGGTACGGTGATCGGAATCAGTCAAGCGGTTACTGGGTTTTCTGGCTTTTTAGAAGAAGCCGGAGAAATCGACCAAATTAAAGAGGGTATTGGCACGGTAACCAGTGGTCTTGCCGTTGCTTTCGATACCACTTTAGTCGCCTTATTTTTAAGCGTTCTCGTAATGATTCCCTTGGTTTTAGTCGAACGCTTTGAATCTCGGTTATTATTAGCGATCGATATCTATTTAAACGATCGTCTTTTGCCCCGTTTTAAAGACAGTGGAACGCCTTTAGAAAACGAACAGTTAACTCAAGCCATCGATGCGGCGATCGCCCGTCATTTACCCAGTCCGGAAGCCCTCATCGATCCGGCAAGAACCTATGCAGAACGCGCCGCCGAAGTCCTATCTCAGACATTTATCGCTCAACTCAATACCGTACAAACTCAGCATGAGAGACTCATAGAAAAACTAGATAATCTACAAGAAAAAACCTTAGAAGAACGACAAGCATTTGAGCTTAGTTTTTCTGAAAATGAAGAGAATTATCGACAGGCGATCGCCGATTTAATTACAGAAATTAACGGCACTTATCGCAAAGTTTCCGCAGAGATGGAAGCGGGAAATCGGGCGATCGCGCAAAACTTAATTCAACAAGCCGAGAAAATCGGCGATCGTCTCGAACATGCGTCTAAATCTCTTGACAGTCGCATCGCACTTTTGGAAAAGTCAAAAACCAATATTGCTCAAATCTTAGAGTTGCAAGAACGATTAGATAAAAATCTGCGATCGATTTCCAGAGACGGTCACATAGAAGCAGTTCTAGAAGAAATTAGAGAACATTTAGCCGAACTTAAACCCCTGCTAAAACAATTGAACAAACCCCGTCGGATCACTCTAGTTGAAACTGAAGATAAGATCGAGTAG